In one Mycobacteroides chelonae genomic region, the following are encoded:
- a CDS encoding site-specific integrase, translating to MSTEQGKPKRTRRAEPISQHTAKNGTVSYWFQVDVGTKPDGGRDRRKFTFRTKAEARREFRRITSEVSSGTYNKPTAITVDEACDEWLAGRRGIRRVTIYSYENDLKPARRYLGGKKLQQLTKTDGDSLVQWMLTEARTSPRHYRADSLAGRVVALVSEHPEGITSADLAAALPGDVHSALSALLGTRRVARLRRGVYAPAAEDSAVTAEKRGLSAQTVRSTLTAFCAVVQSYVDQGVLPRNVIALVERPKDADPDDSQRKGDADSYEQTVKSWTLAEVGQFREAVSDHRLYACWLLSCYGLRRSEILGLRWSLVDLDTGTLLVRRSRVAVGSEAVEGAPKSTRSRRDLPLPADVTEALRSLKTAQKREAMALGVPWSDDRLVAVREDGEPLRPESYTDEFQRLRSRAGLRRIKLHGLRNTSVSLMLDQGHPPHIVAAWHGHDPAVALSIYADVKADELRAVGASLFG from the coding sequence ATGAGCACGGAGCAGGGCAAGCCCAAGCGCACTCGACGGGCAGAACCGATCAGCCAGCACACCGCCAAGAACGGGACAGTGAGTTACTGGTTCCAGGTCGATGTGGGGACTAAGCCTGATGGTGGCCGTGACCGCCGTAAGTTCACATTCCGCACCAAAGCCGAAGCCCGGCGCGAGTTTCGGCGCATCACCAGCGAGGTCTCCTCAGGCACCTACAACAAGCCTACGGCCATCACGGTTGACGAGGCGTGCGACGAGTGGCTGGCCGGTCGGCGCGGCATCCGGCGCGTCACCATCTACAGCTATGAGAACGATCTGAAACCCGCGCGGCGCTACCTCGGCGGCAAGAAGCTCCAACAATTGACCAAGACTGACGGCGACAGCCTTGTGCAGTGGATGCTGACCGAAGCCCGCACCTCCCCCCGTCACTACCGCGCCGACTCCCTCGCGGGCCGGGTGGTCGCTCTGGTATCCGAACACCCGGAGGGAATCACCTCCGCCGATCTTGCCGCCGCGCTGCCCGGCGACGTGCACTCTGCACTTTCGGCTCTACTGGGCACAAGACGGGTAGCCCGCCTGAGGCGCGGTGTGTACGCCCCCGCTGCTGAGGACAGCGCTGTCACCGCCGAGAAGCGCGGTCTGAGCGCGCAGACCGTCCGCTCCACGTTGACGGCCTTCTGCGCCGTCGTCCAAAGCTATGTCGATCAGGGTGTGTTGCCGCGCAACGTGATTGCGTTGGTCGAACGGCCAAAGGATGCCGACCCCGACGACAGCCAGCGCAAAGGGGACGCCGACAGTTACGAGCAGACGGTGAAGTCGTGGACTCTGGCCGAAGTCGGCCAGTTCCGCGAAGCTGTATCCGATCACCGGCTGTACGCCTGCTGGCTTCTTTCGTGCTACGGGCTGCGGCGCTCCGAGATACTGGGTCTGCGTTGGTCGTTGGTAGACCTCGACACCGGGACACTCTTGGTGCGACGCAGCCGGGTGGCCGTAGGCAGTGAAGCTGTAGAGGGTGCACCCAAGTCAACGCGCAGCCGTCGCGATCTGCCGCTTCCTGCGGACGTGACCGAGGCCTTACGTAGCCTCAAGACAGCCCAGAAACGCGAGGCCATGGCGCTCGGCGTGCCGTGGTCCGATGACCGTCTAGTAGCCGTGCGTGAGGACGGCGAACCGCTGCGCCCTGAGTCCTACACCGACGAGTTCCAGCGGCTGCGCTCGCGGGCCGGGCTGCGGCGGATCAAGCTGCACGGCTTACGCAACACGTCGGTGTCACTCATGCTCGATCAGGGACATCCCCCGCACATCGTCGCAGCGTGGCACGGTCATGACCCGGCGGTGGCGTTGTCGATCTACGCGGACGTGAAAGCCGACGAGTTGCGCGCCGTAGGCGCTTCTCTGTTCGGGTAA